The window TATGTATATAATAAGTTTAAATCTACATATTTTCAATATAAAGTTATATGTATTTAACAAATTCTTGGTAGCAGTTCTCCGGCCGGTGGTTCCATTATTCTTTTTGAGCCGTAAGGGGATTTCAGGATCACTTTTCCTTTGTAGTCGGAAATTGCTTTTCCGATTATTTGGGCGTCTTTTCCAAGTTCATTGTTTTTCATAACTTCTGAGGCTTTTTCAGCTTCATTTTCTGGAACAGCTAATATAAGTTTTCCTTCATTTGCAAGTGTATAAGGTTCGAGCCCAAGGAGTTCACAAAGTCCTTGAATTTCATCTTTTACAGGGATTTTTTCTTCTTCTATTTCTATTCCGATATTTGACTGTTCTGCCCATTCGTTTAAAACGGCAGAAAGTCCTCCTCTTGTAGGGTCTCTCATTGCTTTTATAGTTATTCCAGAATTTATTAAATCTTCTACCAGTGGCCATAAAGAAGCACAATCAGAAGATATATTTCCTTCAAGCTCTATCCCTTCCCTTTGAGCCATTATACAGGCTCCATGGTCTCCAATTGTTCCAGAAACTAAAATAACATCTCCTTCTTCTATGTTATGGGCTGAAATCCCTTCATAAACTATCTCTCCAATTCCTGTTGTGTTTATGAAAATTTTATCTGCGGAACCTTTTGGAACTACTTTTGTATCCCCTGTGACTATCTGCACTCCTGTTTTTTTCATTTCATCTGCCATTGATTTGACGATTTCTTCTAATTCTTCAAATGGCAACCCTTCTTCAATAATAAATGAACAGCTTAAATATTTTGGTTTTGCTCCCATCATTGCAAGGTCATTTACCGTTCCGGCAATGGCAAGCTTTCCTATGTTTCCACCTTTAAAGAAAATAGGTGATACCGTGAAACTGTCTGTAGTAAATGCAAGTTTTGAGTTTAGGTCTAAAACTGCTGCATCTTCCATTTTTTCTAAAATTGGATTTGAAAAGTATTTAAAGAACAGCTCTTTAATTAGTTTTTGTGTTTCCTCTCCACCACCACCATGGGATAAAAGTATCTGTTTCATAGTTTATACCTCTTTATATCTTATAGCTTTCAATATAGCTTCTTTAGAAAGTTGAGGATAGTTTTCTAAAATGTTATCTATAGTTTCACTAGCTGATAAAAAGTCTAAAATCAGATAGACAGGAATTCTTGTTCCTTTAAAAACTGGTTTTTCACCAAAAATATTTGGATTTCTTTCTATATATTTATATTTCATCTTCTTCTCTCAAATGGATTTATTATTACCATTTTATTTTCAATTATCTGTTTATGCTGCATATCTTCACTATATAGAATCTCACAATTATTTTCTAAAGCCGTTGAAATAATTAGAGAATCATACATAACTATATTTATACTTATGTCTAATTAAATGTGCTTTTTTAATGGTTTCTATTTCAAATTGAGTTACATCTACTATTGTCAAAATTTCATCTATAACATTTAGTGCATTTTGATAATCCAATTTGAATTTTTTGTATAAAATATTGGATAACTCATTAATGACTTGAGTAGATATCAAACAATTTTCTTCTAATAATATTTTATTTGCAATTATTCTTTTATCTTGTTCATCTTCCGAAAATGCATAAATCAAAATATTCGTGTCTAAAAAAACATATTCCATTTATCTACTCTCAGCTTCTTCTCTATCAAACTTAAAATTTTTTGTTTTAAGCCTTAATGAGAATAAGAAACCTTTTTCCTTCTTTTTTAATTCTTCTTTTAATTTTTTCAATCCTTCTTTTGTATTTTTCGCCTTTATTTTTAAATTTATGTCTTCATCAACTTCTATAATTATTTTTCCCATGATCTGGTCTCCTTAGTCCAAATTTTCCTAAGTTAAATATATTAAACCAGTTCTAACTTTCCATATTTGTAATAGGCTGCACAGGCTCCTTCTGAAGATACCATGCAAGAACCAAGTGGATTTTGAGGTGTGCAGGCAGTTCCGAAGACTTTGCAGTTGTAAGGTTTGGCTACACCTTTTAAAATATCTCCACATATGCATAGCTTGTGGTCGTCTATTGGTTCGTTAGGAAGAATATCAGCAAAAACTTTTTCTGCGTCTAAATCTGAATATTTATCTTTTAGCTTTAATGCTGAATATGGAATATCTCCAATTCCTCTCCATCTAAATTTTTCTCTGGGTTCCATATATTTATTTATCATTTCTTGAGCTTTTGTATTTCCTTCCCAAGTTACAGCCCTTTTATACTGGATTTCTACTTCTCTTCTATTTTCTTTAAACTGTCTAATAATCCAGAGGATACTTTCCATAATATCCACAGGCTCAAACCCTGCCACGACAACAGGTGTATTATATAAATCAACAAGTTCTTTATAAATTTTTGCTCCTGCTATCACAGATACATGGGAAGGGCCTATGAAAGCATCTATTTCCGCCTCACCACTATCCATTATTGCTTTTACAGGAGGTGGAACAAGGACATGATTTATGTGAAAGTAGATATTTTTTATGTTCTCTTGAATAACTTTTTCTATAAGTGCAGCTGTCATTGGAGTTGTGGTTTCAAAACCAATTGCAAAATATATAACGTTTTTATCTGGATTTTCTTCTGCTATTTTTAGTATGTCAAATGGTGCATAAACCATTTTTACATTTTTTCCTTTTGCCCTTTCTTTTTGAAGTGAACTTTTTGAACCCGGAACTCTAATCATGTCTCCAAGAGTTGCGATAATATTGTTTTCGTCTTGTGCCAGTGCTATGGCATGGTCTATTCTTTCTTTTGGCATTATACAGACAGGACAACCGGGACCATGAATAAAGTCTATTTCTTCAGGTAATAGCTGTTTTAAACCGTATTTCATTATAGTATGTGTATGCCCTCCACAAACTTCCATTATGTTTAACGGTCTGTCTGCTTCTTTTTTGATTAACTTTGCTAAAGCTTGAATTCTTTTTGAGTCTCTAAAGTCTTTTAAGTAATCTACATTTGGCATGATTATACCTCACTTGTTTTATATACGAGATAATAAACACTCAGCCTTTATATAATTAAGTTCTTCCTCTAAATTCTTTAATCCTATTTCATTAGATCTATATTTCTTTTGCTGTCTGCCATCAAATTCAGTTATAACTTCTAAAGTTATATTCTGCGAATTTAAGAATATATATATATAAAACTCTTTAATACAGTTCAGCCTAAGAGACAAAAATAAATCATCTCCATTGTTACTATTGTTATTACTTAAGTTTATGTTGGATAGAATATTTAAATCCTCAAAAATTTTTTCTATAATTTTGATTACTTCATCTTTCATTGTTGAAATCTCTCTTTAAATCCTATTTTGATTTCCTTCAAAGTGGCAGTTTACTGCATCTTTTATATTTTTATCTTCTCTTCTATATTTTCTGGAGCCTCTATAATAATTCTTCCCATTTACCCAACCTACCTTTACAAATTTTCCTCTTCTTCTATATGTTTTATAATTTCCTCATAAACTTTTATACTTTCAAGGGCATCTTCTTCGCTCATTTTTGTCATTGCGTATCCTACATGGATTAGAACGTAGTCACCTATTTCGACAGGTTCAGGCATAAGGTCTAAAGATACTTTTCTTTTAACTCCCATTGTGTCAACAATTGCGTAGTTATCAGGAAGTATTTCAACAATCTTTGATGGTATTGATAAACACATCCTTATCCTCTCTGAATGAATTATTATTCATTAATTTATCATTGTTAAAAAAAATACTCAATTAAATTTGGCAATTTTCAATTTTCACAAAAACGCTCCTCCAAAAGCTAAATTCTGCTTGTCCATAGGCAGTTTTTTGTTTCTAAGCAAACTATAGTTCCCTGAAAAATGGGGAAGGAGTTTTCCTGTTAATACTGGATTTGTGAATATGTCCCCTGTGATGGCTACATTGTTTAATTTAAGTTTGTATAAAATTGAACTGCTTTCCTTTTCTATCCATTCTTTGAAGCCTTCTATTACTGAGAATGCAAGCATTTTGTTATCTGTATCTGCCAGTTTAAATGATAACGTGGAATGGATAATTTTTCTCCAATCTAAATAAAATTCCTCATTTATTTCCTCTAAAAAGTAGTCAATTCTAAGTCCTCTTTTAGCCTCAAATGATAAAGCCTCTTTTAAAAGTGCCTGATAAGGTTGGTCAAAATATGATGGTTCTTTGTTAAAAATTCCCAGAAGATACGAAATCACATTAAAAATTGCTGTTATACTGCTTTTTTCTTGATAGTTTTGAGAAGATATTTTCCCTGAAAATTGTGGAAATCTTCCTCTCCATCTATCAATAAGTCTCTTTGCCTCTTCAGAACTCTTTTCTATCTCTTCTAACACCCATAAAGCAGTGTCTCTCAGATTGTCATATATGCGGATAGGCAGAACCTTTATTAAAGGATTTACAGTTTTGTTTTTGTAAATAGCTACCATGTCTTCATTTGAATAAGAAGAAAAATAAAAACATAACGCCTTTTCTGAAAGTTTATTATTTTCTGCTAAAACAGATAAAATAGCTCCTTCATATTTCTTAAAAGTTTTTTTCTCTTTATAAGGAATATCTATATTTTCATCAATTCCTTCTAAAATATTTAAACTATTTATTTCATCCACAAAATCTTTTAGCTGGAATATCAGTTTTTCTTTTTTATCTATTAAATACTCTCCATTTCCAAGATCAAAGGCTATATAATCTTCAGTTATCGCAATATTGCCTGTAGATTTTGTCTTTATTATCTCAGGTAAAATACCTTTTTCTCCTTCTTTTATAAATATTTCTCCGTTTATAAGAACTATTTTCGTTTCTTTTTGCTTATTTATCACAGGAAGGTCAGCATTTAGCTCAAAATCTGTTATTGCTTTCTGAAAATCTTCTGTTAAAAAAGCATAAAAGATATAGTCTATTTCTTCTTCTTTTAAATGATTTGCTAAAAGTAGTAGTATAGGTTCATCTGGGAATTTTATTTTTCCATATCCAAGGTCTGGGAATAACAGCTCTTTTTCTGGTAGTTCTTTAAATGGGAGTAGAACAACTGGCTTTTCCTGTGAGGCAAGTGTTTTTAGTTCTGGTTGGTCTATATGGAAGTATCTTGAAAGGTTTTGAGGATTAGATATTAGTAGGTTTAAAGGCTTTTCTCCAAGGTCTAAAAACTGTCTTACCTTTGATATGTTTTCTTCTGTTGGAATTCCTGCAACGATTTCTCCTGCGGTTGTATAAATTCTAAGCAAATTTCCTTTTTTTATAACCCCTGCTGCTGTTCTTACGGCTCCCACTGTTTTTTCATTATCAAATCCGTATCTTTCATTTTCTCCTTTTTTTAGATAAATAGGAGTTAAACAGTTATGGCAGGCTGTTAGTGGATATTTGTGTCTAAAACTTTTTTCGTCGTTGAATTCTTTTTCGCAATCTTCACACATTTTAAAAAATTTAAAAACTGTTTTTTCCCGTGTAAATGGATATTCATACAGATACGAGTAATGGCTGCCACAGTAATTGCAGGATATAAACGGAAAATAAAATCTCCTGTTTGATATATCCAGTAGCTCCTTTGTGCATGTTGGACAGAGAGAGAGATTTTTAGGAAGTATGTTTATATCTCCTTTTATATGAAAAAGTCTGTCTTCTCTTTCAAAGTTTTCCAGTGGATATGTTTTGGCTTCAGACATAAAAATTGAGTAAGGAAGCTTTTCTCCAAGCTCAGAGTAAAATTTTTCTATATCTTTATGACTACCTGAAACATATATATAAACTGTGTCTTTTTTTCTTTCTACAAATCCATTAATACCTATTTTTTTACCAATTTTATAAATCAGGTCTATTATGTGATCGTTTCCAGAGTAGTAATCAAAAACTGTTTTTAACTTTAGCTGCTCCATTGTTTCCATCTAAAACTCCTGAATTCTTTTTTCTGATAGTTCTCCGTTGTATGAACCAAAATGTTTTTTGACAACTTCTTTTAAGGGTATCTCGTTAACCTTTTCATATTTTACGCCTATTCTATCTAACTCTTTAAAAATCTGGGCAATGGCTGTTTTGAAAGGAGTTCCTTCAAGAGTTTGTGTTAAACCTATCTCTGAAGCACAGATATTCTCTGGAATTATTCCTATAACAACGGTATCTGCCATTTTCCCTGTAAGTGGAGTTAGTTCTATCATCTGGAGAACTTCTACTTCATGGGCTGTTTGATGGTATGATGCAATTCCTGAAAGTTGTTCAGGAGATAGTCTAAAAACACTTCCCGGTTTGTCGTTTATAGAGATTGTATCTATGAGGATTATATGGTCGTATTCATGGAGATAAGACATAAGACCAAAACCCAGTGTACCTGCATCTATAAGGTCTATTTTAGGCTCAAATCTGTAGTTTTCCTGCAGATATTTAATTATAAAAACTCCTATTCCTTCATCCTTGAACAAAACATTTCCGACGCCAACTATTCCGATTTTTTTCATGATATTCCTTTATTCAAAATTTTTTCTTCTATGAGAAGATAGATTTCAGCGCAGCTTTTGGGGTCATTAATATCAAAAGTTCCCAACTTTTTTGCGTTCTCAATTGCTGAATATAGATTTTCAATTAAAAAAGTTTTAATTTCTTCGTTAAATTTTCCTTTCTTATAATTCTGAAAGGGTTTTATCTTTATCTCTTTCTTCCTATTGACCAGAATAATTTCTTCTTTCTTTAAATCTTCCTCACACTCTCCACAAGATGTATAACTTTTATCTCTATATTTAAGATGTAAAAGAAACCAAAATTCTATACAGGGATTATTTACAAGTAGTTTTATATCTTTTATGTTCTTTGCATTGTTCCAAAAATTTTCAAATCTTCTTCTTTCGTTAATATCATTGTTAAAATGGTCAAAATCTATAATCCAGTAAATTGGTGATATTCCAACTTCCTTTAATTTGGATTTAATCTCTTTTAAAGTCCTATCAAGGTTTTGAGGTTCTTTGGGAAATTCTGGTTCAATTTTTATGTTAATTTTGTCTCTAAATTTGCTTTTTAAAAAATTTATATATTCCTCTTCAGTTTCTCCTTCTATATACACAAGAATAACATCTTTCAGTTCCCTGTTTTTTTTCTTTCTTCTTGCCACAATTATTCCTCTACTCTGTATGTTTTTACATAAGGAACAGCTCCTAATTTACCCATTTTATAAGCGTTATAAATAGAATGTTCTTTTCTTAGTTTATCTGTTTTAAAGTCTGCAAGAGAATATAAATCTGTGGAAAGATCTTTTTTCTTTTCTGTAAACCATATTACATCTTTTCTAATTAAATCTTTTTCTTGAAGAAGTTCTCTGTAGTGTGTTGTTAATATAAGCTGGGCTGGTCTTCCTTTAGTATTAAATAAAAATACTTTGAGAAAATGCTTTATTAAATCAGGGTGCAGAGAAGACTCTATCTCATCTATCGGAAATATTAAGTTCTTTTCAAGGAGCAGAGACAACACAATTGCTAATTGATAAAATCGTTGCGTTCCTGCAGACTCTTCTCCATATGGTAATTTATAGCTCTTATTTTCTACTCTGTGTTCAAAAAACAATTCTATTTTTTCTATAGTTTTTTCTATAAAATCTAAATCTATATTCCCATCCTTTTTTTCAAAATTTTTTAAAAGCATAGCCAAAAATTTGACATCTTCTTTATCTGGTTTTTCTTTTTCAACAATAAGATCATATATTCCAAAATCTGCATTTTTTAATATTTCTATTACTTTACCTTTATCAACTTCCTTTTTTTCTATCTGTTCAAGTCCCCATCCTGTTAAGTCTATCCGTGGTTCTATAATCGGTTTTAAAGTTCTTCCAAACCATCTTATTGCTGAATCTATTTCTCTTATCCTAATACTTGTTCTTAATATACCAGCAAGTGTTGTTATATTAGGAAGAGTGTTTCCTTCTATTATTTCTTTATCAACTTTGTTTACTTTTATTTTATTTCCAAATT of the Persephonella sp. genome contains:
- a CDS encoding RloB family protein, which translates into the protein MARRKKKNRELKDVILVYIEGETEEEYINFLKSKFRDKINIKIEPEFPKEPQNLDRTLKEIKSKLKEVGISPIYWIIDFDHFNNDINERRRFENFWNNAKNIKDIKLLVNNPCIEFWFLLHLKYRDKSYTSCGECEEDLKKEEIILVNRKKEIKIKPFQNYKKGKFNEEIKTFLIENLYSAIENAKKLGTFDINDPKSCAEIYLLIEEKILNKGIS
- a CDS encoding HypC/HybG/HupF family hydrogenase formation chaperone, whose translation is MCLSIPSKIVEILPDNYAIVDTMGVKRKVSLDLMPEPVEIGDYVLIHVGYAMTKMSEEDALESIKVYEEIIKHIEEEENL
- a CDS encoding ATP-binding protein, whose translation is MIVNFTVENFRSINEPITLSFEPLGKDNYPEYYIYKTHSGLEVLKLAIIYGANATGKTNILRALDFLKKIATQPKISRDEKIEFSPFLFTDSRKNTKFEIEFIQNDLRYIYSIELNNSQIIKEKLAAYFSRKSSNIFERQTLENGTVQIKFGNKIKVNKVDKEIIEGNTLPNITTLAGILRTSIRIREIDSAIRWFGRTLKPIIEPRIDLTGWGLEQIEKKEVDKGKVIEILKNADFGIYDLIVEKEKPDKEDVKFLAMLLKNFEKKDGNIDLDFIEKTIEKIELFFEHRVENKSYKLPYGEESAGTQRFYQLAIVLSLLLEKNLIFPIDEIESSLHPDLIKHFLKVFLFNTKGRPAQLILTTHYRELLQEKDLIRKDVIWFTEKKKDLSTDLYSLADFKTDKLRKEHSIYNAYKMGKLGAVPYVKTYRVEE
- the hypE gene encoding hydrogenase expression/formation protein HypE, which encodes MKQILLSHGGGGEETQKLIKELFFKYFSNPILEKMEDAAVLDLNSKLAFTTDSFTVSPIFFKGGNIGKLAIAGTVNDLAMMGAKPKYLSCSFIIEEGLPFEELEEIVKSMADEMKKTGVQIVTGDTKVVPKGSADKIFINTTGIGEIVYEGISAHNIEEGDVILVSGTIGDHGACIMAQREGIELEGNISSDCASLWPLVEDLINSGITIKAMRDPTRGGLSAVLNEWAEQSNIGIEIEEEKIPVKDEIQGLCELLGLEPYTLANEGKLILAVPENEAEKASEVMKNNELGKDAQIIGKAISDYKGKVILKSPYGSKRIMEPPAGELLPRIC
- a CDS encoding HyaD/HybD family hydrogenase maturation endopeptidase, coding for MKKIGIVGVGNVLFKDEGIGVFIIKYLQENYRFEPKIDLIDAGTLGFGLMSYLHEYDHIILIDTISINDKPGSVFRLSPEQLSGIASYHQTAHEVEVLQMIELTPLTGKMADTVVIGIIPENICASEIGLTQTLEGTPFKTAIAQIFKELDRIGVKYEKVNEIPLKEVVKKHFGSYNGELSEKRIQEF
- a CDS encoding acylphosphatase, with translation METMEQLKLKTVFDYYSGNDHIIDLIYKIGKKIGINGFVERKKDTVYIYVSGSHKDIEKFYSELGEKLPYSIFMSEAKTYPLENFEREDRLFHIKGDINILPKNLSLCPTCTKELLDISNRRFYFPFISCNYCGSHYSYLYEYPFTREKTVFKFFKMCEDCEKEFNDEKSFRHKYPLTACHNCLTPIYLKKGENERYGFDNEKTVGAVRTAAGVIKKGNLLRIYTTAGEIVAGIPTEENISKVRQFLDLGEKPLNLLISNPQNLSRYFHIDQPELKTLASQEKPVVLLPFKELPEKELLFPDLGYGKIKFPDEPILLLLANHLKEEEIDYIFYAFLTEDFQKAITDFELNADLPVINKQKETKIVLINGEIFIKEGEKGILPEIIKTKSTGNIAITEDYIAFDLGNGEYLIDKKEKLIFQLKDFVDEINSLNILEGIDENIDIPYKEKKTFKKYEGAILSVLAENNKLSEKALCFYFSSYSNEDMVAIYKNKTVNPLIKVLPIRIYDNLRDTALWVLEEIEKSSEEAKRLIDRWRGRFPQFSGKISSQNYQEKSSITAIFNVISYLLGIFNKEPSYFDQPYQALLKEALSFEAKRGLRIDYFLEEINEEFYLDWRKIIHSTLSFKLADTDNKMLAFSVIEGFKEWIEKESSSILYKLKLNNVAITGDIFTNPVLTGKLLPHFSGNYSLLRNKKLPMDKQNLAFGGAFL
- a CDS encoding PIN domain-containing protein, coding for MEYVFLDTNILIYAFSEDEQDKRIIANKILLEENCLISTQVINELSNILYKKFKLDYQNALNVIDEILTIVDVTQFEIETIKKAHLIRHKYKYSYV
- a CDS encoding DUF433 domain-containing protein, translated to MKYKYIERNPNIFGEKPVFKGTRIPVYLILDFLSASETIDNILENYPQLSKEAILKAIRYKEV
- the hypD gene encoding hydrogenase formation protein HypD, which codes for MPNVDYLKDFRDSKRIQALAKLIKKEADRPLNIMEVCGGHTHTIMKYGLKQLLPEEIDFIHGPGCPVCIMPKERIDHAIALAQDENNIIATLGDMIRVPGSKSSLQKERAKGKNVKMVYAPFDILKIAEENPDKNVIYFAIGFETTTPMTAALIEKVIQENIKNIYFHINHVLVPPPVKAIMDSGEAEIDAFIGPSHVSVIAGAKIYKELVDLYNTPVVVAGFEPVDIMESILWIIRQFKENRREVEIQYKRAVTWEGNTKAQEMINKYMEPREKFRWRGIGDIPYSALKLKDKYSDLDAEKVFADILPNEPIDDHKLCICGDILKGVAKPYNCKVFGTACTPQNPLGSCMVSSEGACAAYYKYGKLELV